In one window of Onychomys torridus chromosome 7, mOncTor1.1, whole genome shotgun sequence DNA:
- the LOC118587472 gene encoding olfactory receptor 8B3-like — protein MDIVNISLVTEFILVGLTDQPDLQLPLFFVFLAMYLVTALGNLCLIILTVLNSHLHTPMYFFLFNLSFIDLCYCSVFTPQMLVNFILRKNTISYVECMTQVYFFCFFVISECYVLTSMAYDRYIAICNPLLYNVVMSPKLCLSLMLGSYFIAFSDAVAHTTCMLRLTFCDANTINHYLCDIPPLLQLSCTSTYVNELVICIVGSINIIVPTSTVFISYGSIVSTIFRISSSEGRSKAFSTCSSHIIAVFLFFGSSAFVYFKPSSGDSMNEGKIFSVFYTNVVPMLNPLIYSLRNKDIKVALRKTLSSRTV, from the coding sequence ATGGATATAGTTAACATCTCTTTGGTGACCGAATTCATTCTGGTAGGATTAAcagaccagcctgatctccaaCTGCCCCTGTTCTTCGTGTTTCTAGCAATGTATCTGGTCACTGCATTGGGAAATCTGTGTTTGATCATTCTGACTGTGCTGAACTCTCACCTCCACACCCCTAtgtacttttttctctttaactTGTCCTTTATAGACCTCTGCTATTGTTCTGTGTTCACTCCCCAAATGCTGGTGAACTTTATTTTAAGGAAGAATACAATTTCCTACGTGGAATGTATGACCCAAgtctatttcttctgtttttttgttatttcagaATGTTATGTGTTGACCTCAATGGCCTATGATCGCTACATAGCCATCTGTAATCCACTGTTGTATAATGTTGTCATGTCTCCTAAGTTATGTTTGAGTCTCATGCTTGGTTCCTACTTTATTGCATTTTCTGATGCTGTAGCTCACACTACATGCATGCTGAGACTGACCTTCTGTGATGCCAACACCATCAACCACTACCTCTGTGATATTCCTCCTTTGCTCCAGCTCTCCTGCACAAGCACGTATGTCAACGAACTTGTCATTTGTATTGTTGGGAGCATCAACATCATTGTTCCTACTTCAACTGTCTTTATCTCTTATGGTTCCATCGTCTCCACCATATTCCGCATCAGTTCCTCTGAGGGCAGGTCAAAAGCCTTCAGTACCTGCAGTTCCCACATCATTGCTGTTTTCCTGTTCTTTGGTTCAAGTGCATTTGTGTATTTCAAACCCTCCTCAGGGGATTCTATGAATGAAGGAAaaatcttttctgtcttttatacCAACGTGGTTCCCATGTTGAATCCCTTAATCTACAGTTTGAGAAACAAAGATATTAAAGTTGCCCTTAGGAAAACCCTGAGCAGCAGGACCGTTTGA